In one window of Sciurus carolinensis chromosome X, mSciCar1.2, whole genome shotgun sequence DNA:
- the Dusp9 gene encoding dual specificity protein phosphatase 9 has product MESLGRSCLWLRRELSPPRPRLLLLDCRSRELYESARIGGALSVALPALLLRRLRRGSLSVRALLPGPPLQPPPPAPVLLYDQGGGRRRRGEAEAEAEEWEAESVLGTLLQKLREEGYLAYYLQGGFARFQAECPHLCETSLSSGAGSSMAPVPSPVPVVGLGGLCLGSDCSDAESEADRDSMSCGLDSEGTTPPPVGLLPSFPVQILPNLYLGSARDSANLESLAKLGIRYILNVTPNLPNLFEKNGDFHYKQIPISDHWSQNLSQFFPEAIAFIDEALSQNCGVLVHCLAGVSRSVTVTVAYLMQKLHLSLNDAYDLVKRKKSNISPNFNFMGQLLDFERSLRLEERRSQGQGSGGQESATSDPPSFFTTPTSDGVFELDPT; this is encoded by the exons ATGGAGAGTCTGGGCCGCTCGTGCCTGTGGCTGCGCCGGGAGCTGTCGCCCCCGCGGCCGCGGCTGCTGCTCCTGGACTGCCGCAGCCGCGAGCTGTACGAGTCGGCGCGCATCGGCGGGGCGCTGAGCGTGGCCCTGCCCGCGCTGCTGCTGCGCCGCCTGCGGAGGGGAAGTCTGTCGGTGCGCGCGCTCCTGCCCGGGCCGCCGCTGCAGCCGCCTCCCCCTGCCCCGGTGCTCCTGTACGACCAAGGCGGGGGCCGGCGACGGCGCGGGGAGGCCGAGGCcgaggctgaggagtgggaggcCGAGTCGGTGCTGGGCACCCTGCTCCAGAAACTGCGTGAGGAAGGCTACCTGGCATACTACCTGCAAG GTGGCTTCGCCAGATTTCAGGCCGAATGCCCTCACCTGTGTGAAACCAGCCTCAGTAGTGGTGCTGGCTCAAGCATGGCCCCAGTGCCCAGCCCAGTGCCTGTGGTGGGGCTGGGTGGCCTGTGCCTGGGCTCCGACTGCTCTGACGCGGAATCTGAGGCTGACCGCGACTCCATGAGCTGTGGCCTGGATTCGGAAGGCACCACGCCTCCTCCAGTGGGGCTGCTGCCATCCTTCCCAGTCCAGATCTTGCCCAACCTCTACCTGGGCAGTGCCCGGGATTCGGCCAACTTGGAGAGCCTGGCCAAGCTCGGCATCCGCTACATCCTCAATGTCACCCCCAACCTTCCTAACCTCTTCGAGAAGAATGGTGACTTTCACTACAAGCAGATCCCCATCTCTGACCACTGGAGCCAGAACTTGTCCCAGTTCTTTCCGGAGGCCATTGCATTCATTG ATGAGGCCTTGTCCCAGAACTGCGGGGTGCTCGTCCACTGCCTGGCAGGGGTCAGCCGCTCTGTCACCGTCACCGTGGCCTACCTCATGCAGAAGCTCCACCTCTCACTCAACGACGCCTATGACCTGGTCAAGAGGAAGAAGTCTAACATCTCGCCCAATTTCAACTTCATGGGGCAGCTGCTGGACTTTGAGCGCAGCCTGCGCCTGGAGGAGAGGCGCTCCCAGGGGCAGGGCAGTGGGGGCCAGGAGTCCGCCACCTCCGACCCACCCTCCTTCTTTACCACCCCCACCAGCGATGGGGTCTTTGAGCTGGACCCCACATAA